One window from the genome of Pantoea cypripedii encodes:
- the rpoD gene encoding RNA polymerase sigma factor RpoD encodes MEQNPQSQLKLLVTRGKEQGYLTYAEVNDHLPEDIVDSDQIEDIIQMINDMGIQVVEEAPDADDLMLNENSADTDEDAAEAAAQVLSSVESEIGRTTDPVRMYMREMGTVELLTREGEIDIAKRIEDGINQVQCSVAEYPEAITYLLDQYDRVEAGESRLSDLITGFVDPNAEEDLAPTATHVGSELSEEDRDDDEDDDEESDDDSSDDDNSIDPELAREKFVELRTQYETTRTVIKAKGRSHADAVAEIQNLSEVFKQFRLVPKQFDYLVNNMREMMERVRTQERIIMKFCVELCKMPKKNFITLFTGNETSESWFKAALAMNKPWSEKLLEVQDDVMRCLQKLSQIEEETGLTIEQVKDINRRMSIGEAKARRAKKEMVEANLRLVISIAKKYTNRGLQFLDLIQEGNIGLMKAVDKFEYRRGYKFSTYATWWIRQAITRSIADQARTIRIPVHMIETINKLNRISRQMLQEMGREPTPEELAERMLMPEDKIRKVLKIAKEPISMETPIGDDEDSHLGDFIEDTTLELPLDSATSESLRSATHDVLAGLTAREAKVLRMRFGIDMNTDHTLEEVGKQFDVTRERIRQIEAKALRKLRHPSRSEVLRSFLDD; translated from the coding sequence ATGGAGCAAAACCCGCAGTCACAGCTTAAGCTACTTGTCACCCGTGGTAAGGAGCAGGGCTATCTGACCTATGCTGAGGTCAATGACCATCTGCCGGAAGATATCGTCGACTCCGATCAGATCGAAGACATCATCCAGATGATTAACGATATGGGTATTCAGGTGGTGGAAGAAGCCCCTGATGCCGATGATCTGATGCTGAATGAAAACAGTGCCGATACTGACGAAGATGCTGCGGAAGCCGCCGCTCAGGTGTTATCCAGCGTTGAATCTGAAATTGGCCGTACCACCGACCCGGTGCGCATGTACATGCGCGAAATGGGTACTGTTGAACTGCTGACGCGCGAAGGCGAAATTGACATCGCTAAACGCATCGAAGACGGCATCAACCAGGTTCAGTGCTCCGTTGCAGAATATCCGGAAGCAATCACCTATCTGCTCGATCAGTACGATCGTGTTGAAGCAGGCGAATCACGTCTGTCCGACCTGATCACCGGTTTTGTCGATCCGAACGCTGAAGAAGATCTGGCACCGACCGCCACTCACGTTGGTTCTGAGCTGTCTGAAGAAGACCGCGATGATGACGAAGATGACGACGAAGAGAGCGATGACGACAGTTCTGATGACGATAACTCTATCGATCCGGAACTGGCGCGCGAGAAATTCGTTGAGCTGCGTACCCAGTACGAAACTACCCGTACTGTGATCAAGGCCAAAGGCCGTAGCCACGCTGACGCGGTTGCCGAGATTCAGAATCTTTCTGAAGTATTTAAACAGTTCCGCCTGGTACCGAAGCAGTTCGACTACCTGGTCAACAACATGCGTGAAATGATGGAGCGAGTGCGTACTCAGGAACGCATCATCATGAAATTTTGTGTTGAACTGTGCAAAATGCCGAAGAAAAACTTCATCACCCTGTTCACCGGTAATGAAACCAGTGAAAGCTGGTTCAAAGCCGCGCTGGCGATGAACAAGCCGTGGTCGGAAAAACTGCTGGAAGTGCAGGATGACGTCATGCGTTGTCTGCAGAAACTGTCGCAGATTGAAGAAGAAACCGGCCTGACCATCGAGCAGGTGAAGGATATCAACCGTCGTATGTCTATCGGCGAAGCCAAAGCGCGTCGTGCGAAGAAAGAGATGGTGGAAGCTAACCTGCGTCTGGTGATTTCAATCGCGAAGAAATACACCAACCGTGGTCTGCAATTCCTCGACCTGATCCAGGAAGGCAACATCGGTCTGATGAAAGCCGTTGATAAGTTCGAATATCGTCGTGGTTATAAGTTCTCAACTTATGCCACCTGGTGGATCCGTCAGGCAATCACCCGTTCTATCGCCGACCAGGCGCGTACCATCCGTATTCCGGTGCATATGATTGAGACCATCAACAAACTCAATCGTATTTCGCGCCAGATGTTGCAGGAGATGGGCCGCGAACCGACGCCGGAAGAACTGGCTGAGCGTATGCTGATGCCGGAAGATAAAATCCGCAAAGTGCTGAAAATTGCTAAAGAGCCAATCTCTATGGAGACGCCGATTGGTGATGATGAAGATTCACATCTGGGCGATTTTATCGAAGACACCACGCTGGAGCTGCCGCTGGACTCTGCAACGTCTGAGAGCCTGCGTTCTGCCACCCACGACGTGCTGGCTGGCCTGACGGCACGTGAAGCGAAAGTACTGCGTATGCGTTTTGGTATCGATATGAATACCGACCACACGCTGGAAGAGGTTGGTAAGCAGTTTGACGTAACGCGTGAGCGTATTCGTCAGATTGAAGCTAAGGCGCTGCGTAAACTGCGCCATCCAAGCCGTTCCGAAGTGCTGCGTAGCTTCCTTGACGACTAA
- the mug gene encoding G/U mismatch-specific DNA glycosylase, with protein sequence MSEHNIRDIIAPHLQVLFCGINPGHSSAHTGYHFAHPGNRFWKVIHLAGFTHEQLKPEQEQRLLETGCGITMLVERPTVQATELAGDELRDGGSRLQEKVLNYQPRALAVLGKDAFQRAFRQRKVEWGEQPHTLGNTRLWVLPNPSGLNRASVEAMASAYRQLYEWLQKNEQA encoded by the coding sequence ATGAGTGAACACAACATTCGTGACATCATCGCACCACATTTACAGGTGTTGTTCTGTGGCATCAATCCAGGCCATTCCTCGGCACATACCGGCTATCATTTTGCTCATCCGGGTAACCGCTTCTGGAAGGTGATCCATCTGGCTGGATTCACTCATGAGCAACTGAAGCCGGAGCAGGAACAGCGGCTGCTGGAGACCGGTTGCGGTATTACCATGCTGGTGGAAAGACCAACTGTGCAGGCAACGGAACTGGCGGGGGATGAGCTGCGTGATGGCGGCAGTCGATTGCAGGAGAAAGTGCTGAACTATCAGCCGCGTGCGTTGGCGGTATTGGGCAAAGATGCGTTCCAGCGTGCATTTCGACAGCGCAAAGTGGAGTGGGGTGAGCAGCCACACACTCTCGGCAATACCCGGTTGTGGGTGTTACCTAATCCAAGTGGTTTGAATCGTGCCTCAGTAGAAGCAATGGCATCCGCCTATCGACAGCTGTATGAATGGTTGCAGAAAAACGAGCAGGCATAA
- a CDS encoding TetR/AcrR family transcriptional regulator, whose translation MEKLSHKARTRQRILDEAAKVMRECGTESIGVASLMKRVGLTHGGFYAHFASRDVLVEAVIAQMFADSAQRLAAIVQIEDPAQRLNQLIDNYLSDVHRVTPGEGCPLPALASEMAHLPLEARTLFSQRREVVRQRLAQPLQQLGNPHADRLAASILAEMVGAMALARACPDDTEASHILADSRLSVKQRAGLVMV comes from the coding sequence ATGGAAAAGCTGAGTCACAAAGCGCGCACGCGTCAGCGCATACTGGATGAGGCAGCTAAAGTGATGCGTGAATGCGGCACGGAGAGCATTGGTGTTGCGTCGTTGATGAAGCGTGTTGGTTTAACGCATGGCGGTTTCTACGCTCATTTCGCCTCACGTGATGTGTTGGTAGAAGCGGTCATTGCACAGATGTTTGCAGATTCCGCGCAACGGTTAGCGGCGATTGTGCAGATTGAAGATCCGGCGCAGCGGTTGAATCAGTTGATCGACAATTACCTCTCTGATGTGCACCGTGTCACGCCAGGTGAGGGGTGTCCTCTCCCCGCACTTGCCAGCGAAATGGCGCATTTGCCACTTGAGGCGCGCACGCTGTTTTCGCAACGACGCGAAGTGGTGCGTCAGAGACTGGCTCAGCCATTGCAGCAACTCGGCAATCCTCACGCGGACAGGCTGGCCGCCAGCATCCTCGCTGAGATGGTCGGTGCCATGGCGCTGGCACGCGCCTGCCCGGATGACACTGAGGCGAGTCATATTCTGGCTGACAGTCGTCTGTCCGTGAAACAACGTGCCGGGCTGGTGATGGTATGA
- a CDS encoding SDR family NAD(P)-dependent oxidoreductase — translation MSSSQLALITGASSGIGATYAKQLAARGYNLILVARDVTRLNALAQSLRESAGVEVSVLPADLTKTQDLQRIEQELRENHHITLLLNNAGMSVEGEFIDADLERIQTMLALNIVAPTQLAHTAAQAFRARGHGTIINIASVLSLIHERFNGAYNATKSFVLTLTRAMQRELVDSGVHVQAVLPGATRTEIFDRSGTPITSFPAEMLMEVEDLVSAALRGLDAGELVTIPSLENTDLWQDFDNARVALQPYLSSNKPASRYQ, via the coding sequence ATGTCATCATCTCAACTGGCTTTAATCACCGGCGCATCCAGCGGTATTGGTGCAACTTATGCGAAACAGCTGGCTGCTCGCGGCTATAACCTGATTCTGGTGGCACGCGATGTCACCCGCCTCAATGCGCTGGCGCAGAGCTTACGTGAATCGGCTGGCGTGGAAGTCAGCGTCTTACCTGCGGATCTCACTAAAACGCAGGATTTGCAGCGTATCGAACAGGAACTACGTGAAAACCACCACATCACGTTGCTGCTGAATAACGCAGGTATGAGTGTCGAAGGGGAATTTATCGATGCTGACCTGGAACGCATTCAAACCATGCTGGCATTGAATATCGTGGCTCCGACGCAACTGGCTCATACTGCCGCGCAGGCGTTTCGCGCGCGTGGTCACGGCACCATCATCAATATCGCTTCCGTGCTGTCGCTGATACACGAACGCTTCAATGGAGCTTACAACGCGACAAAATCCTTTGTACTCACGCTGACGCGCGCCATGCAGCGCGAGCTGGTTGATAGCGGCGTACATGTACAGGCAGTTCTCCCCGGTGCTACCCGCACTGAAATTTTTGATCGTTCGGGCACCCCGATTACATCATTCCCGGCAGAGATGTTGATGGAGGTTGAGGATCTGGTCAGCGCTGCGCTGCGTGGGCTCGACGCTGGTGAGCTGGTAACCATCCCCTCACTGGAGAATACTGACCTGTGGCAAGACTTTGATAACGCACGTGTGGCGCTCCAGCCTTACCTGTCGAGCAATAAACCGGCGTCACGTTATCAGTAA